From Novosphingobium decolorationis, one genomic window encodes:
- a CDS encoding LysR family transcriptional regulator, with product MLSPHLPPNQLLVLAYLLKTRSVSTTALMLGMSQPSVSRALARLREVLKDPLLVRSGNQMARTWRGEELVDRLTDWVAATTSLLDEADFDPARLERRFRIATTDFGVQSACLPAMAHLRASAPSLALDLQPLGHASHRQLAHGEIDLAISGLDHDPEQVHRELLFTDHFVCVTRKDHPLARHGEGPVPLGDFLAHPHLGLTVSDAELDRVSTALGEAVRHRKVMLSVPYFALAPDLLLAGDLVTVVPSRLVHACPRRDELAILGAPEGLGPFPYWLLWHERSRNDPASIWLREQLLTANAEAPPRD from the coding sequence ATGCTCTCGCCCCACCTTCCGCCGAACCAGCTCCTGGTGCTGGCCTACCTGCTCAAGACCCGCAGCGTCAGCACGACCGCGCTCATGCTGGGGATGAGCCAGCCCAGTGTCAGCCGGGCCCTGGCCCGCCTGCGCGAGGTGCTCAAGGATCCGCTGCTGGTGCGCTCGGGCAACCAGATGGCCCGAACCTGGCGCGGCGAGGAACTTGTCGACCGCCTGACCGACTGGGTTGCCGCCACGACCAGCCTTCTCGACGAGGCCGACTTTGATCCGGCCCGGCTCGAACGGCGCTTCCGCATCGCGACCACCGACTTCGGGGTGCAATCGGCCTGCCTGCCCGCCATGGCGCACCTGCGTGCCTCGGCGCCCTCGCTCGCGCTTGACCTGCAGCCGCTCGGCCATGCCTCGCACCGCCAGCTCGCGCATGGCGAGATCGACCTTGCCATCTCAGGCCTCGATCACGATCCCGAACAGGTCCACCGCGAACTCCTGTTCACTGATCACTTCGTCTGCGTGACCCGCAAGGACCACCCTCTCGCGCGCCATGGTGAGGGGCCGGTGCCCCTGGGCGACTTCCTTGCCCACCCGCACCTCGGCCTCACCGTCAGCGATGCGGAGCTTGATCGTGTCTCGACCGCACTTGGCGAAGCGGTGCGCCACCGCAAGGTCATGCTGAGCGTGCCCTACTTTGCCCTAGCACCGGACCTCCTGCTGGCCGGAGACCTCGTCACGGTCGTCCCTTCACGCCTTGTGCATGCCTGCCCCCGCCGCGACGAACTCGCCATTCTCGGCGCCCCGGAGGGCCTTGGCCCCTTCCCCTACTGGCTCTTGTGGCATGAGCGCAGCCGCAACGATCCGGCCTCGATCTGGCTACGCGAACAGCTGCTCACCGCGAACGCGGAGGCGCCCCCCCGAGACTGA